The proteins below are encoded in one region of Paenacidovorax monticola:
- a CDS encoding monovalent cation/H+ antiporter subunit D, whose protein sequence is MSGADMVDAISRLMPHLMLAPIALPLLTAALMLLLREERQRLKLALNLCSTLLGLVIALALLAWSARAGSPATLGVYLPGNWPAPFGIVLALDRLSALMLVLTSSVALASIVFASSRWHRAGVHYHPLFQFQLMGLAGAFLTADLFNLFVFFEIMLAASYGLLLHGSGRARVQAGLHYIAINLAASSLFLIGVSMLYGLTGTLNMADLARAIPQVAAGDRGLLHAAAGILATAFLIKAAVWPLNFWLVPAYSAATAPVGALFALMTKVGVYTLLRLWTLMFGSEAGASALFGGPWLIGGGMLTMAFGAIGMLGSQRITHLAGFAAVLSSGTLLAAVGFGQTELTAALLYYLPSSTLAVSALFLLADLIDRWRNDGTLPDPDDEDAPFLNPELLPTQGLNLDDEEEVLIGRVIPAAAAFLGLAFMACTLVIAGLPPLSGFVGKFAMLTALLNPLGLGASAGLRLGAAGWTLLALMVATGLLALIALTRAGIRHFWASHDRATPRLRVLEGLPIAALLLACVLLTVKAGAVMGFTQAAANALHAPGTYVRAVMSAAPIPGPVSHADTPAPKEAP, encoded by the coding sequence ATGAGCGGCGCGGACATGGTCGACGCCATCTCGCGGCTCATGCCGCACCTCATGCTCGCGCCCATCGCGCTGCCGCTGCTCACCGCCGCGCTCATGCTGCTGCTGCGCGAGGAGCGCCAGCGCCTCAAGCTCGCGCTGAACCTGTGCTCCACGCTGCTGGGCCTGGTGATCGCCCTGGCCCTGCTGGCCTGGAGCGCGCGCGCGGGCTCACCCGCCACGCTGGGCGTGTACCTGCCCGGCAACTGGCCCGCGCCGTTCGGCATCGTGCTCGCGCTCGACCGCCTCTCGGCGCTCATGCTCGTGCTTACGAGCAGCGTGGCGCTCGCCTCCATCGTCTTCGCTTCGTCGCGCTGGCACCGCGCGGGCGTGCACTACCACCCGCTGTTCCAGTTCCAGCTCATGGGCCTGGCGGGTGCCTTCCTCACGGCCGACCTGTTCAACCTGTTCGTGTTCTTCGAGATCATGCTCGCGGCCTCCTACGGCCTGCTGCTGCACGGCTCGGGGCGCGCGCGCGTGCAGGCCGGGCTGCACTACATCGCCATCAACCTCGCGGCCTCCTCGCTGTTCCTCATTGGCGTGTCCATGCTCTACGGCCTCACGGGCACGCTCAACATGGCAGACCTCGCGCGCGCCATCCCGCAGGTGGCGGCCGGCGACCGCGGCCTGCTGCATGCGGCAGCGGGCATCCTGGCCACGGCCTTCCTCATCAAGGCCGCCGTGTGGCCGCTCAACTTCTGGCTGGTACCGGCCTACAGCGCCGCCACGGCGCCCGTGGGCGCGCTGTTCGCGCTCATGACCAAGGTGGGCGTGTACACCCTCCTGCGGCTGTGGACGCTGATGTTCGGCAGCGAGGCCGGCGCCTCGGCCCTGTTCGGCGGGCCCTGGCTGATCGGTGGCGGCATGCTCACCATGGCCTTCGGTGCCATCGGCATGCTGGGCTCGCAACGCATCACGCACCTGGCGGGGTTCGCGGCCGTGCTCTCGTCGGGCACCCTGCTCGCGGCCGTGGGCTTCGGACAGACCGAGCTGACGGCCGCCCTGCTGTACTACCTGCCCAGCTCCACGCTGGCCGTGAGCGCGCTGTTCCTGCTGGCCGACCTGATCGATCGCTGGCGCAACGACGGCACGCTGCCCGACCCCGACGACGAGGACGCGCCCTTCCTCAACCCCGAGCTGCTGCCCACGCAGGGCCTGAACCTCGACGACGAGGAAGAGGTGCTCATCGGCCGCGTGATCCCTGCCGCCGCCGCCTTCCTGGGCCTCGCCTTCATGGCCTGCACGCTGGTCATCGCGGGCCTGCCGCCGCTGTCGGGCTTCGTGGGCAAGTTCGCCATGCTCACGGCGCTGCTCAACCCGCTGGGCCTGGGCGCCTCGGCCGGGCTGCGGCTGGGCGCCGCGGGCTGGACGCTGCTGGCCCTGATGGTCGCCACGGGCCTGCTGGCGCTGATCGCGCTCACGCGCGCGGGCATCCGCCACTTCTGGGCCAGCCACGACCGCGCCACGCCCCGGCTGCGCGTGCTGGAGGGGCTGCCCATCGCCGCGCTGCTGCTGGCCTGCGTGCTCCTCACGGTCAAGGCAGGGGCCGTGATGGGCTTCACCCAGGCCGCCGCCAACGCGCTGCATGCCCCGGGCACCTACGTGCGCGCCGTCATGTCGGCCGCGCCCATTCCCGGTCCCGTGTCCCATGCCGACACGCCCGCCCCGAAGGAGGCCCCATGA
- a CDS encoding Na+/H+ antiporter subunit E has protein sequence MKRLLPAPLLSVALFLLWLLLNRSVSAGQLILAAVLALVIPVLTRGLRPLPVRIRRPGMALRLGLTVMADTVESNLAVVRFLLFPRLRRHPSAFVRIPLQLRDPNALAVLAMIVCITPGTAWAELSLDRTVLLLHVLEADDPQAIADHVKTRYERPLMEIFE, from the coding sequence ATGAAGCGCCTGCTGCCCGCGCCCCTGCTGTCGGTGGCGCTGTTCCTGCTGTGGCTGCTGCTCAACCGTTCGGTGAGCGCGGGCCAGCTCATCCTCGCCGCCGTGCTGGCGCTCGTGATTCCCGTGCTAACGCGCGGCCTGCGCCCCCTGCCCGTGCGCATCCGCCGCCCGGGCATGGCGCTGCGCCTGGGCCTCACGGTGATGGCCGACACGGTGGAGTCCAACCTCGCCGTGGTGCGCTTCCTGCTGTTCCCCCGGCTGCGCCGCCACCCCTCGGCCTTCGTGCGCATTCCGCTGCAGTTGCGCGACCCCAATGCGCTGGCCGTGCTGGCGATGATCGTGTGCATCACGCCGGGCACGGCCTGGGCCGAGCTGTCTCTCGACCGCACGGTGCTGCTGCTGCATGTGCTGGAGGCGGACGACCCGCAGGCCATCGCCGACCACGTCAAGACGCGCTACGAGCGCCCTCTGATGGAGATCTTCGAATGA
- a CDS encoding K+/H+ antiporter subunit F: protein MTPTVLSWALPLAMVMLALAMVFTLVRLLRGPTAQDRVLALDCMYLNGMLLMLVMGMHYGSSHYFEAALLVALFGFVGSTAMAKFLLRGEVIE from the coding sequence ATGACGCCCACCGTGCTCTCCTGGGCCCTGCCCCTGGCGATGGTCATGCTCGCGCTGGCCATGGTGTTCACGCTGGTGCGCCTGCTGCGCGGCCCCACGGCGCAGGACCGCGTGCTGGCGCTGGACTGCATGTACCTCAATGGCATGCTGCTCATGCTGGTGATGGGCATGCACTACGGCAGCAGCCACTACTTCGAGGCGGCGCTGCTCGTGGCGCTGTTCGGGTTCGTGGGCTCCACGGCCATGGCCAAGTTCCTTCTGCGCGGGGAGGTCATCGAATGA
- a CDS encoding monovalent cation/H(+) antiporter subunit G, with product MTDFTLPLWAEIAIAALVLLGAAIAMVGSLGLLRLSSYFERVHAPSIIATMGCWCIMHASILYFSLLGHGLAVHPLLIALFVAITVPVTNIFLMRAALFRARRAGLRVPPSVSRIVPPAPRDS from the coding sequence ATGACGGACTTCACGCTGCCCCTGTGGGCCGAGATCGCCATCGCGGCCCTGGTGCTGCTGGGCGCGGCCATCGCGATGGTGGGCTCGCTCGGGCTGCTGCGCCTGTCCTCCTACTTCGAGCGCGTGCACGCGCCCTCGATCATCGCCACCATGGGCTGCTGGTGCATCATGCACGCGAGCATCCTGTACTTCTCGCTGCTGGGCCACGGCCTGGCCGTGCACCCGCTGCTGATCGCGCTGTTCGTGGCCATCACCGTGCCCGTCACCAACATCTTCCTCATGCGCGCGGCACTGTTCCGCGCGCGCCGCGCGGGCCTGCGCGTGCCGCCCAGCGTGAGCCGCATCGTGCCGCCCGCGCCCAGGGACTCCTGA
- a CDS encoding hydantoinase B/oxoprolinase family protein: MAPTSPSRWQFWIDRGGTFTDVVGRRPDGSLVTHKLLSENPEQYKDAAVAGIRHLLGLAPGAPVTADLVECVKMGTTVATNALLERKGEPTLLVTTRGFRDALRIAYQNRPRLFERHIQLPELLYGRVIEAQERVGAQGEVLEPLDEAHLKERLWAAYDAGLRSVAIVFMHGWRHTAHEQAAARLAREAGFTQVSTSHETSPMMKFVSRGDTTVVDAYLSPILRRYVDQVAAEMPGVRLFFMQSSGGLTDAHRFQGKDAILSGPAGGIVGMARTAELAFQEDAAELGGAVRVIGFDMGGTSTDVSHYAGAFEREFETQVAGVRMRAPMMSIHTVAAGGGSILGFDGARFRVGPESAGANPGPASYRRGGPLAVTDANVMVGKIQPAHFPSVFGHAANEPLDAGVVAQRFAELAAQTARSAEDVAHGFIQIAVQQMANAIKKISVARGYDVTRYTLQCFGGAGGQHACLVADALGMQRVFVHPLAGVLSAYGMGLADQNVIREQAVERPLAPAALPEVAAALDALAEAARAELAQQQVVGGAAQVHRRVHVRYEGSDSALVVPFGDLQSIVAGFEAAYRQRFAFLMQGKGLVVEAVSVEAVVAGDAPAESRQPVHPPREVPRRGTVRMYTTGVQGQALWHDAALVVRGDLRPGDVIAGPAIIAEQNATTIVEPGWEARLTAYDHIVLERVVARAARHAVGTTVDPVLLEVFNNLFMNIAEQMGLQLQNTAYSVNIKERLDFSCALFDAEGQLIANAPHMPVHLGSMGESIQTVIRENAGRMRPGDVYVLNDPYHGGTHLPDITVITPVYVGDAREPTFYVGSRGHHADVGGATPGSMPPFSTRIEEEGVQIHNFKLVEGGVLREREILDLLGSGEYPSRNPQQNLADLKAQIAANEKGVQELHKMVQQFGLDVVQAYMRHVQDNAEESVRRAITRLAARLKDGRFTLPLDNGAQIQVAVHIDAASRSAEIDFTGTSAQQANNFNAPTAVCMAAVLYVFRTLVEDDIPLNAGCLKPIRVHIPKGSMLNPLPPASVVAGNVETSTCITNALYGALGIMAAGQCTMNNFTFGNARHQYYETISGGSGAGGVFDEHGALVGGFAGTSVVQTHMTNSRLTDPEVLEFRFPVRLESYAIRQGSGGAGRWRGGDGGVRRVRFLEPMTASILSNGRHRGAFGMAGGADGMPGLNRVVRADGRVEPLDHIGQAQMEPGDVFEVHTPGGGGFGTP, translated from the coding sequence GGCATCCGCCATCTGCTGGGACTCGCGCCCGGGGCGCCCGTCACCGCCGACTTGGTGGAGTGCGTGAAGATGGGCACCACGGTGGCCACGAACGCGCTGCTGGAGCGCAAGGGCGAGCCCACGCTGCTCGTGACCACGCGTGGCTTCCGCGACGCGCTGCGCATCGCCTACCAGAACCGGCCGCGCCTGTTCGAGCGCCACATCCAGCTGCCCGAGCTGCTCTATGGCCGCGTGATCGAGGCGCAGGAGCGCGTGGGCGCGCAGGGCGAGGTGCTGGAGCCGCTGGACGAGGCCCACCTCAAGGAGCGCCTGTGGGCCGCCTACGACGCGGGCCTGCGCAGCGTGGCCATCGTGTTCATGCACGGCTGGCGCCACACGGCGCACGAGCAGGCGGCCGCGCGGCTGGCGCGCGAGGCGGGGTTCACGCAGGTGAGCACCTCGCACGAGACCAGTCCCATGATGAAGTTCGTGAGCCGCGGCGACACGACGGTGGTCGATGCCTACCTGTCGCCCATCCTGCGCCGCTACGTGGACCAGGTGGCGGCCGAGATGCCGGGCGTTCGCCTGTTCTTCATGCAATCCTCGGGCGGGCTCACCGATGCGCACCGCTTCCAGGGCAAGGACGCCATTCTCTCGGGCCCGGCAGGCGGCATCGTGGGCATGGCGCGCACGGCGGAGCTGGCCTTCCAGGAGGATGCGGCGGAGCTGGGCGGCGCGGTGCGCGTGATCGGCTTCGACATGGGGGGCACCAGCACCGACGTGAGCCACTATGCGGGCGCGTTCGAGCGCGAGTTCGAGACCCAGGTGGCCGGCGTGCGCATGCGCGCGCCGATGATGAGTATCCACACCGTGGCGGCGGGTGGCGGATCGATCCTGGGCTTCGACGGCGCACGCTTTCGCGTGGGGCCCGAGAGCGCGGGCGCGAACCCAGGGCCCGCGAGCTACCGGCGCGGCGGCCCCCTGGCCGTGACCGATGCGAACGTGATGGTGGGCAAGATCCAGCCCGCGCATTTCCCGAGCGTGTTCGGCCATGCGGCCAACGAGCCGCTCGATGCTGGCGTGGTCGCGCAGCGCTTCGCCGAACTGGCCGCGCAGACCGCGCGCAGCGCCGAGGATGTGGCCCATGGCTTCATCCAGATTGCCGTGCAGCAGATGGCCAACGCGATCAAGAAGATCAGCGTGGCGCGCGGCTACGACGTGACGCGCTACACGCTGCAGTGCTTTGGCGGCGCAGGCGGGCAGCATGCCTGTCTGGTGGCCGACGCGCTGGGCATGCAGCGCGTGTTCGTGCACCCGCTTGCGGGCGTGCTCTCGGCCTACGGCATGGGCCTGGCCGACCAGAACGTGATCCGCGAGCAGGCCGTGGAGCGGCCGCTGGCGCCTGCCGCGCTGCCCGAGGTGGCGGCCGCGCTCGACGCGCTGGCCGAGGCCGCGCGGGCCGAGCTGGCGCAGCAGCAGGTGGTGGGAGGCGCCGCGCAGGTGCACCGCCGCGTGCATGTGCGCTACGAAGGATCGGACTCGGCCCTGGTCGTGCCGTTCGGCGACCTGCAGTCCATCGTGGCGGGCTTTGAGGCCGCGTACCGCCAGCGCTTCGCCTTCCTCATGCAGGGCAAGGGCCTGGTGGTGGAGGCCGTCTCGGTCGAGGCCGTGGTGGCGGGCGATGCGCCCGCCGAAAGCCGGCAGCCGGTGCACCCGCCGCGCGAGGTACCGCGCCGCGGCACGGTGCGCATGTACACCACGGGCGTGCAGGGCCAGGCGCTGTGGCACGACGCGGCCCTGGTGGTGCGCGGCGACTTGCGGCCTGGCGATGTGATCGCGGGCCCGGCCATCATCGCCGAGCAGAACGCCACCACCATCGTGGAGCCAGGCTGGGAGGCACGGCTCACGGCCTACGACCACATCGTGCTCGAACGCGTGGTGGCGCGCGCCGCGCGCCATGCCGTGGGCACCACGGTGGACCCGGTGCTGCTGGAGGTGTTCAACAACCTGTTCATGAACATCGCCGAGCAGATGGGGCTGCAGCTGCAGAACACGGCCTACTCGGTCAACATCAAGGAACGCCTGGACTTCAGCTGCGCGCTGTTCGACGCCGAGGGCCAGCTCATCGCCAACGCGCCGCACATGCCCGTGCACCTGGGCTCGATGGGCGAGAGCATCCAGACCGTGATCCGCGAGAACGCGGGCCGCATGCGGCCGGGCGATGTGTACGTGCTCAACGACCCCTACCACGGCGGCACGCACCTGCCCGACATCACGGTGATCACGCCGGTGTACGTGGGCGACGCGCGCGAGCCCACGTTCTACGTGGGCAGCCGGGGCCACCACGCCGATGTGGGCGGCGCCACGCCGGGTTCGATGCCGCCGTTCTCCACGCGCATCGAGGAAGAGGGCGTGCAGATCCACAACTTCAAGCTCGTCGAAGGCGGCGTGCTGCGCGAGCGAGAGATCCTCGATCTGCTGGGCAGCGGCGAGTACCCGAGCCGCAACCCGCAGCAGAACCTGGCCGACCTCAAGGCGCAGATCGCGGCCAACGAGAAGGGCGTGCAGGAACTGCACAAGATGGTGCAGCAGTTTGGCCTGGACGTGGTGCAGGCCTACATGCGCCATGTGCAGGACAACGCCGAGGAGTCGGTGCGCCGGGCCATCACGCGCCTGGCCGCGCGCCTGAAGGACGGGCGCTTCACGCTGCCGCTGGACAACGGCGCGCAGATCCAGGTGGCGGTGCACATCGACGCGGCCAGCCGCAGCGCCGAAATCGACTTCACGGGCACTTCGGCGCAGCAGGCCAACAACTTCAACGCGCCCACTGCCGTGTGCATGGCGGCCGTGCTCTACGTGTTCCGCACGCTCGTGGAAGACGACATTCCTCTCAACGCGGGCTGCCTCAAGCCCATCCGCGTGCACATTCCCAAGGGCTCCATGCTCAACCCGCTGCCGCCCGCCTCGGTGGTGGCGGGCAACGTGGAGACCTCCACCTGCATCACCAACGCGCTCTACGGCGCCCTGGGGATCATGGCGGCGGGGCAGTGCACGATGAACAACTTCACCTTCGGCAACGCGCGCCACCAGTACTACGAGACCATCTCCGGCGGCAGCGGCGCGGGGGGCGTCTTTGACGAGCACGGCGCGCTCGTGGGCGGCTTCGCGGGCACGAGCGTAGTGCAGACGCACATGACCAACTCGCGCCTCACCGACCCCGAGGTGCTGGAGTTCCGCTTTCCCGTGCGGCTGGAAAGCTATGCGATCCGCCAGGGCTCGGGCGGTGCGGGCCGCTGGCGCGGGGGCGACGGCGGCGTGCGGCGCGTGCGCTTCCTGGAGCCCATGACGGCCAGCATCCTGTCGAACGGCCGCCACCGGGGCGCATTCGGCATGGCGGGCGGGGCGGACGGCATGCCGGGCCTCAACCGCGTGGTGCGCGCCGACGGGCGCGTGGAGCCGCTGGACCACATCGGCCAGGCGCAGATGGAGCCCGGCGACGTGTTCGAGGTCCACACGCCGGGGGGCGGGGGCTTCGGCACGCCCTGA